CCCACGGTCGAGTTCGGCGGTGTGCCGGACGGGTACGATGCGCGCCGGACGAGTGGAGGAGCCGCGGTGTACTGGGCCGGACTGTTGCTGTGCGCGCTGCTGGGCGTGGAGCTCGGCGGGATCGCCGCGGGCATCGCGGACTCCCATGTGCCGCTGATCGTGATCAGTTCGAACCTGGCCCCGTGGACGGCGATCGGCGGGTTCACGCTGCTGGCCGGCGGCCGGCGCCGGCGGGTGGAGGCCGCGCTGGGCCCGGTCCGGCTGGAGACGGCGATGGCCCGGATCGAGTCGTCCCGGGCGGTCGGCGAAGGCCCGGACATTCCCCTGCAGTTGGATCTGACCGTCGCCCCGACCGGTCGCCCCGCCTACCGGGCGAACGCGACGGCGGTGGTGAACCTGATGGACCTGGACGAATTCCGGGTGGGCCGGACGGTGGTGGTCGACCACGACCCGGAGCGGCCCTGGAACGTCCGGGTGCGCCGGCAGCCGGGCGCGGAGTTCGCCGGCCGGGTCGCCCTCGCCAAGATAGACACCGCCCCGGTGGAGACCCGCCGCAACGCCCCGTCCCTCGCCGACCGCAAGGGCGGCCGACCCAGTGGTGTGACGACGGGTCTTCTGGCGGTCCTGGCCGGTGCGCTGCTCTCGCCGGTGCCCTTCCACGGCCTCTGGTCATAGGCCCTTCGCGCGGAAATTCTCCGGCCACCGCAGCCTCCCGGCCGCTGCCGGGGACGGGCTGTCGGGCTGCATCGCGGCGCTGATCGGCACCTGGTGCGGCGGCCGGGTGACGAAGCGCCACCTCGTGGAGCCGGCGGTGTCGCACCGCCGGTGGCCCGCGGGGCGGGCGGCCGGTCAGGCGGGTGTGCCGGTCGCCGCGTAGTGGCGCAGGTAGGCGCGCAGCTCGGGCTCCACCGCGGCCGGGTCGCCGCCACTGACGGTGTACCAGAGACGGTTCTCCGTCCAGAACCGGTGCGCGAACTCCTCGAAGGAGGCGGCGCACCAGAGGATCTCGGAGCGCTGCAGCTCGATGTCGTCGAGGTCGGTCGAGGGCTCCTCGCCCTCCTCGCGGGCCGCGTACTCGTACGCGTAGTCGAGCCACGAGTGCACCACGAACGCCTCACCGGACGGGCGGAGGTAGAGGTACCACATGACGCAGTCCTGCTGGTCCCGCAGGAACCGCACGAGGAAGGCCCCGGGCTCGACCGGGCTGGGCAGCGGCTCCGAGATGTCCGTCCAGCAGCAGGTCACCGAGACCTCGTCGAGTGTGTTCCGGAACCCGGCGGAGGTGTGGAAGGTGACGAAGTCGCGGGGTAGCGCCAGGCCGTGGGCCGCCAGGTCCGCCGCCAGCCGGTCGAGCGCCGCGACCTCGTCCGGGACGGGGTCACCGGCCTCGCCGAGCCACTGGAAGGCGCCGGTGTACCGGTCGGGGTCGAGCGGCGGCAGGCTGTCGTACGGGTACCGCTCGCAGGTGCCCGCGCAGGCGCGGTACTCCCCGAGGTCGGTGGCGCACCACGCGGCCTCGAAGACGGGTGCGGGCGCCCCGGACGTCGCTCCTCCGCCGGACATCGGCGTCTCCCTCGATCGGACTCGGCGATTGGTGGGCGTCAGCATCGCACGCCCGACCGACACCGCCCGTGACGGGGCGGGTGTCGGCCGATCGAGCCGGGTGGAGCCGGCCGTCCGGCCCGGAGGCGGCGGCCGGTTCGGGGCCCGACGGGTGGTCAGGAGGTGGGGCGGAGGTCGAAGATGCCGTACGAGAAGCCTTCGGCGTGGATCCGGGTGCCGTCGAGGGTGACCCGGTCGGCCTCCAGGGGGTGCGGCTCGGTGCCGGGTGGGACGGTGCCGGGGCGCAGTTCGGCCGCGGCGGGGTCGCGGCGCGGGTTGACGACCACGAGGTGCGTGCCGCCGCGGAGGTAGACGAACGGGTAGCCGCTGTGCAGGACTTCGACGCCTGCGCCGGTGCCCAGGGCGGGGTGGGCGCGGCGCAGCGCGATCAGGCGCCGGACACGGTGCAGCAGGGAGCCGGGGTCGGCGAGGGCGGCGGCGACGGTGGGGCGGTCCCCGGCCGGGTCGATGGGCAGGTACAGCCGGTCGGCCGGGGCGGTGGAGAAGCCGGCGTTGGGGCCGTCGTCCCACTGCATCGGGGTGCGGGAGCCCTGGCGGACCTGGCCGTCGTCGAGTTGGGCGCCTTCCTTGTCGGGGGTGCCGGGCACGTACCGCATGCCGATCTCGTCGCCGTAGTAGATGGTCGGCAGGGTGGGCCAGGTGAGCTGGAAGGCGAAGGCGGGCGCGGTCATGTCGCGGGTGCGGGTGCCGCAGGCGAGCCGGGAGAAGTCGTGGTTGGCGGTGGGCAGGGCGACGTGGCCCGAGCCCGCGGCGGCGGTGGACGCGGTCTGCCAGGCGGCGAGGAAGGGTTCCAGGGTGCCGCCGCCCTCGGGGGCGAAGTAGCAGGGTGCGGTGCCCCAGTCGGCGCGGTGGCTGCCCTGGGCGTTGCCCCAGAGCGAGCGGAGCGCGTCGCCGACGAAGTGCAGGAAGAAGTCGGCGTGGAAGCCGGCCGGGACGGAGACGGCGGGGTCGCCCCATTCGGCGATGAGGGCGCAGTCGGGGTACGCGGAGTCGATCCACTCGCGCATCTCGGTCCAGAGCTTGCTCGTCTCGGCGAGCCCGGGGTCGTCCTTGACGAGGGAGAACGCCATGTCGACCCGGAATCCGGCGATGCCGCGGTCGAACCAGTACGCCATGATCTCGCGCAGCGCCGCCCGGTTGGCCTGAGGGCCGGGCGCGTCGACGCCCTGCCGCCAGGGCTGGTCTGGGTGGGGGCGGGCGTAGCCGAAGTTGAGCGCGGGCTGGACGGGATAGAAGTTCGCCAGGTAATAGCCCTCGCGGGCGCCGGGCGCGGGGATCCAGTGCGAGACGGGGGTGCCGATCCGGTCGGACCAGATGTACCGGTCGTCGTCGGGGTCGGCGGCCGCGGCCCGGAACCAAGGGTGCAGGTGGGAGGTGTGGCCGGCCACCAGGTCGAGCATCACGCGGATGCCGCGGCGGCGGGCCTCGGCGACCAGCCGGACGAGGTCGTCGTTGGTGCCGTAGCGCGGGGCGACGGTGAGGTAGTCGGCGACGTCGTATCCGGCGTCGCCGAACGGTGAGGTGAAGCAGGGGCTGAACCAGATGACGTCGACGCCCAGGTGTTCCAGGTGGTCGAGGCGGCTCAGCACGCCGGGGAAGTCGCCGATGCCGTCGCCGTCGGAGTCGGCGAAGCTCTGCGGGTAGATCTGGTAGATCACGGCGTCGGCGAGCCAGGCCGGGGTGCGGCGGCCGGGCGGCGCGGCGGTGGGCCGGTACGGCGGTGTCGGCTGGGTCATCGGAGACGGTTCTCCCTCGGCGACGGCGAACGGGGGCCTGGACGGCATGCTGCCAGGCCCCTACCCCGCCGGCCGGGAGGGGACTCGGTGGTGTCGGGCCCTGTGCCCGGCGCGGGCCCGGCCCGGGGAGGCGGGCCCGCGCCGGGCGGGGTCAGGTGAGGGTGACGGCGTCGGCGCGGGCGTGGACGGTGAGGCCGGCGGCGTCCACCGTGACGCTGCTCGCGGCGAGGCCGATCGGCAGTTCGGGCAGGGTGCGGTCGCGGGCCTGGAAGACGGCGGCGAAGCGGCTGTCGGACGGGTCGAGCGGGCGGCCGGCCAGGGTGGCGCCGACCGGTCGGACGCTCACCGTGCCGCCGGCGAGCGCCACGTCGGCGGTGACGTCCAGCGGCAGGCCGAGGACGGTGCGCGTCAGGTGCAGCCGGCCGTGGTCGGCGGTCACCTCGGAGTCCGGGCCGAGGCCGGCGGCCAGGGCGTCGAACGGGACGGTGAACCGCGCGTCCGCGCCGGCGGCCGTGTAGTGGCCGGACCGTTCGGAGACGTCCCGCAGGTCGACCCGGGCGGTGACCGGCAGGCCGCCGGCGGTGTGGGCGTCGGCCCGGACGGCCACCTCCGGGAAGGTGCCGCGGGCGGCCTCCAGCAGGAACGGGAAACCTCCGACGATCACCTCCGGTGTGCCGACGACGGCCGGCTGCCGGGCGGACACCCGGTGGGCGAGCCGGTCCTCGGCGGCCCCGGCGGCGACCCGGTCGGTACCGACGGCCGCCGCGGCCAGCCCGGCCAGCGCGGCGGCGGCCACCCAGCGCGGACGGATCCGGGCCCGGCCCGCCCCCGTCCCTCGGGCCGGGGAGGCCGTCATGGTGCGGGGCGTCACGGCGCACCCGCCCCGGTCGGCAGCGCGCTGTCCTCGGCGGGCTCGGCCGGCGCGGCGGGCTCGGCCGGCGCGGCGGGATCGGCCGGCGCGGCGGGTTCGGCCGGCGCGGCGGGTTCCTCCGTGCCGTCTCCCTCGATGTCGATGTGCGGCAGCAGGGCGTCCAGGCGGCGCGGGAGCCACCAGTTGCCGCGTCCGAGCAGCACCATCGTGGAGGGCACCAGGATGCCGCGGACCACGGTGGCGTCCAGGGCGACGGCGGTGGCCAGTCCGATGCCGAACATCTTGACCACGGGGTCGTCGGAGAGCAGGTAGCTCAGGAAGACGCTGACCATG
This DNA window, taken from Streptomyces sp. TLI_235, encodes the following:
- a CDS encoding trehalose synthase, whose protein sequence is MTQPTPPYRPTAAPPGRRTPAWLADAVIYQIYPQSFADSDGDGIGDFPGVLSRLDHLEHLGVDVIWFSPCFTSPFGDAGYDVADYLTVAPRYGTNDDLVRLVAEARRRGIRVMLDLVAGHTSHLHPWFRAAAADPDDDRYIWSDRIGTPVSHWIPAPGAREGYYLANFYPVQPALNFGYARPHPDQPWRQGVDAPGPQANRAALREIMAYWFDRGIAGFRVDMAFSLVKDDPGLAETSKLWTEMREWIDSAYPDCALIAEWGDPAVSVPAGFHADFFLHFVGDALRSLWGNAQGSHRADWGTAPCYFAPEGGGTLEPFLAAWQTASTAAAGSGHVALPTANHDFSRLACGTRTRDMTAPAFAFQLTWPTLPTIYYGDEIGMRYVPGTPDKEGAQLDDGQVRQGSRTPMQWDDGPNAGFSTAPADRLYLPIDPAGDRPTVAAALADPGSLLHRVRRLIALRRAHPALGTGAGVEVLHSGYPFVYLRGGTHLVVVNPRRDPAAAELRPGTVPPGTEPHPLEADRVTLDGTRIHAEGFSYGIFDLRPTS